One region of Candidatus Binatia bacterium genomic DNA includes:
- the holB gene encoding DNA polymerase III subunit delta' — MSQPPVGFAAVRGHERRREFLRAAVAHERLPHALLFVGPEGVGKRSLALALMTWLQCEHGGDDACGRCAACRQMAAGSHLDFQLVTVAPGKKEVGIDRIREVKRFMQLRPVGDKAKVVLIDDAHLLTVAAQNALLKVLEEPPARSFLVLVSNNPDALLATVRSRCQRIHFGPLPIDTVVDILTAGSDMDVATARELAVLAEGSPGRALTLRKCLAGESREQWRQRLAGLDQARYVRLAQTATELNSPESQVAAKLEMLLSQLRDDAVRSLRAEETAPDPSAATATSLRTILQRADAAEAAWNLIRRGNPNRQLLLEALLLRLAAS; from the coding sequence ATGTCTCAACCCCCGGTAGGCTTCGCGGCCGTTCGCGGACACGAGCGTAGGCGCGAGTTCCTGCGCGCCGCCGTGGCACATGAACGCCTGCCGCACGCGCTCCTGTTCGTGGGACCAGAGGGGGTGGGGAAACGTTCCTTGGCGCTCGCCTTGATGACGTGGCTCCAATGTGAACACGGCGGCGACGATGCCTGCGGCCGCTGCGCCGCGTGCCGGCAGATGGCGGCCGGAAGCCACCTGGATTTTCAGCTGGTCACCGTGGCGCCCGGGAAGAAAGAGGTCGGTATCGATCGCATCCGTGAGGTCAAGCGCTTCATGCAGCTGCGGCCGGTTGGCGATAAAGCCAAGGTCGTCCTCATCGACGATGCCCACCTGCTGACCGTTGCGGCGCAGAACGCACTCCTGAAGGTCCTGGAAGAGCCACCCGCGCGCTCGTTTCTCGTGCTCGTATCGAACAACCCTGACGCGCTTCTGGCCACCGTCCGCTCACGCTGCCAGCGCATCCACTTTGGTCCCTTGCCCATCGATACGGTTGTGGACATCCTGACTGCGGGTTCAGATATGGACGTGGCCACGGCACGTGAACTGGCCGTGCTGGCGGAGGGCAGTCCTGGGCGTGCCCTGACCCTGAGAAAGTGCCTCGCCGGTGAGAGCCGGGAGCAATGGCGGCAGCGGCTTGCCGGCCTCGACCAGGCCCGTTATGTTCGGCTGGCGCAAACGGCAACTGAACTGAACTCGCCCGAGAGCCAGGTGGCAGCGAAACTCGAAATGCTCTTGTCCCAGCTCCGCGATGACGCGGTACGTTCTCTTCGTGCCGAGGAGACTGCACCCGACCCTTCGGCCGCAACGGCGACGAGTCTGCGGACGATTCTGCAGCGTGCGGATGCGGCGGAGGCTGCCTGGAACCTCATCCGTCGCGGCAACCCCAACCGACAGCTTTTGCTCGAAGCGTTGCTGTTACGCCTGGCAGCTTCCTGA
- a CDS encoding response regulator, with protein MAKKILVVEDDTDNRRIVAKVLSVEGYRVIEATDGVEALSQARSEHPDLILMDLAMPNIDGWEATRQLKGDPQTRSIPVVALTAVAMRGDEEQARAAGCDDYLPKPARPVAIRAMVKKYTGGAA; from the coding sequence ATGGCAAAGAAAATTCTAGTCGTGGAAGATGACACTGACAACCGCCGCATCGTCGCTAAGGTGCTCTCCGTCGAAGGCTACCGTGTCATCGAAGCGACCGATGGAGTCGAGGCCCTCTCCCAGGCGCGGAGCGAACACCCCGATTTGATTCTCATGGACCTGGCCATGCCCAACATAGATGGATGGGAGGCGACACGACAATTGAAGGGCGATCCCCAAACGCGCAGTATCCCCGTGGTGGCGCTGACTGCGGTTGCCATGCGTGGCGATGAAGAGCAGGCCCGTGCGGCTGGCTGCGACGACTACCTCCCAAAGCCAGCCCGGCCGGTTGCCATTCGTGCCATGGTGAAGAAATACACCGGCGGAGCGGCCTGA
- a CDS encoding response regulator — translation MKHRILVVDDNPDSVTIMRGILEGRGYEVASAASGAEALQFLAKETVDMVLLDVMMPKMSGMEVLQHIKDDATTGRLPVILVTAKTQDEDLLSGYQYGADYYITKPFTAKQLVYGIELILGKGESVG, via the coding sequence ATGAAGCACAGAATCCTGGTTGTCGACGATAACCCCGATAGCGTGACCATTATGCGCGGCATCCTTGAAGGCCGGGGGTATGAAGTGGCCTCCGCAGCGAGCGGTGCCGAAGCCCTCCAGTTTCTCGCCAAGGAAACCGTGGATATGGTCCTGCTCGACGTCATGATGCCCAAAATGAGCGGCATGGAGGTGCTGCAGCACATTAAGGACGATGCCACTACCGGCCGCTTGCCGGTGATCTTGGTGACCGCCAAGACCCAGGATGAAGATCTCCTCAGCGGCTACCAGTACGGTGCCGATTACTACATCACGAAACCTTTCACCGCTAAGCAACTAGTCTACGGCATCGAGCTGATCCTCGGCAAAGGGGAATCGGTTGGCTGA
- the tmk gene encoding dTMP kinase produces MAERGCLIAFEGIEGAGKSTQIRRVAAVLSARSVAVVETREPGGTAVGTEVRRILMQLSETPPTPLAELLLYLADRAQHVAQVIAPAIASGQVVLTDRFSASTIAYQGYARRLDLAMVTRLDAIARQGVAPALTVLLDCPVEMGLQRARGDDRFHREEQEFHERVRAGFLSLAREDWDRYCVIDATAPPEEIERQAVAAVMQCLNPR; encoded by the coding sequence TTGGCTGAACGTGGGTGCCTGATCGCCTTCGAAGGCATCGAGGGCGCGGGCAAATCCACGCAGATCCGCCGTGTGGCGGCGGTGTTGAGCGCGCGTAGTGTCGCCGTGGTGGAAACGCGTGAACCCGGCGGCACTGCCGTTGGTACGGAGGTGCGCCGGATCCTCATGCAGTTGTCCGAGACGCCCCCGACTCCGTTGGCCGAACTGTTGCTGTATCTTGCCGATCGCGCCCAACACGTTGCCCAGGTCATCGCTCCTGCGATCGCCAGCGGCCAGGTGGTGCTGACGGATCGCTTCTCTGCTTCGACCATCGCCTACCAGGGATACGCGCGGCGATTGGATCTCGCGATGGTCACCCGCCTCGATGCCATCGCCCGCCAAGGTGTGGCTCCCGCCCTCACCGTGCTGCTCGATTGCCCAGTGGAGATGGGATTGCAGCGCGCCCGCGGGGACGACCGCTTCCATCGTGAGGAGCAGGAGTTTCACGAGCGTGTTCGCGCCGGGTTCCTCTCCCTTGCCCGTGAAGACTGGGATCGCTATTGCGTCATCGATGCGACGGCTCCACCGGAGGAAATCGAGCGACAGGCCGTCGCCGCAGTGATGCAATGTCTCAACCCCCGGTAG